The nucleotide sequence AAGAGAATTTGCACATAGATATTTTGAAGAGATAGGAATTGGTATTGATTTCACCGCAAGAGACCTACAGAAAAAATGTAAGGAGAAAGGACTCCCATGGGAAATAGCCAAAGGCTTCAATGGCTCTGCACCAGTTGGCCAATTTTTACCTGTAACGGATTTTAAAGATTTAAGCAATATCAATTTCCATTTGGACATTAATGGAGCCAAAAAACAGAAGGGGAATACCTCCATGATGCTTTTTGATTTTGGTGTCATTCTAGCATACATTTCACAGTTTTTCACGTTAAAAAAAGGAGACTTAATATTTACCGGAACTCCTGCAGGAGTTGGAAAGGTAAATGTAGGCGATCACTTGGAAGCATATATAGAAGACAAAAAATTATTGGATTTTGAGATTAAATAAGTACCTGCTGATATTCCTTTTATGGGGCTGGTCTGTGCCTGTTATTGCCCAATTGAAAATAGATTATTTTCAATTCCCCATCAAGCCGGGAGAGCGTAATTACCTTTCCGGGAATATGAGTGAAATACGCCCCAATCATTTCCACACCGGAATAGACATCAAAACTGATGGCCGACAAGGGCTTCCGGTTTATGCAGTGGCAGATGGGGAAGTTTATAGAATGAAAATTTCTTCCTTTGGTTATGGCAATGTGCTGTATCTGAAACATACCAATGGAATGTACACCCTCTATGGGCACTTAAGGGATTTTAATGACCGCATAGCTGATTTTATGTGGGAGAAGATGATCGAAGCAGAAGAAAATAACTTTGAAATCTACCCAGAGCCCAATGCCTTGCCGGTAAAAAAAGGGGAAATCATTGCCTACTCAGGAAATACAGGAAGCTCTGGAGGCCCCCATCTTCACTTTGAAATCAGGGACTCACTGGACAGGGCCGTAGATCCACTGAAATACGATTTTGAGGAAATTGAAGATAGCACACCTCCTACTCTTACTTCCATCGCCCTTAGTCCCTTGGAACTTGATAGCCGAATCAATGGGAAATTTGAACGAACTGTCATCAAAGCCAACTTCCGTGGTAATCAATATGTGGTGGACCAACCCATACATATAACCGGAAAAGTCGGGATTGAAATCCGCGGCTATGACAAACTGGATGGCGCCTACAATAGAAATGGCTTTCCGCATTTTGAAATTTATGAGGATGGTGAGAAAACCTTTGATGTCAATGTGGACAAGGTAGATTTTAACCTTGGTCGGTTTTTATTGTCCCATACCCATCAGAACAGCTATACCAAACTGTACACAACAGCCTACAACCAATTTGACTATTACAGTCCAAAGCAGCTACATAGCGGGGCCATCGAAGTCAATCCAGACAGTAT is from Echinicola marina and encodes:
- a CDS encoding fumarylacetoacetate hydrolase family protein; the protein is MKIIAIGRNYTEHIEELQNERPENPVVFLKPDTALLKNNTPFYMPDFSNDIHHEVELVLKINKEGKFIKREFAHRYFEEIGIGIDFTARDLQKKCKEKGLPWEIAKGFNGSAPVGQFLPVTDFKDLSNINFHLDINGAKKQKGNTSMMLFDFGVILAYISQFFTLKKGDLIFTGTPAGVGKVNVGDHLEAYIEDKKLLDFEIK
- a CDS encoding M23 family metallopeptidase, which gives rise to MRLNKYLLIFLLWGWSVPVIAQLKIDYFQFPIKPGERNYLSGNMSEIRPNHFHTGIDIKTDGRQGLPVYAVADGEVYRMKISSFGYGNVLYLKHTNGMYTLYGHLRDFNDRIADFMWEKMIEAEENNFEIYPEPNALPVKKGEIIAYSGNTGSSGGPHLHFEIRDSLDRAVDPLKYDFEEIEDSTPPTLTSIALSPLELDSRINGKFERTVIKANFRGNQYVVDQPIHITGKVGIEIRGYDKLDGAYNRNGFPHFEIYEDGEKTFDVNVDKVDFNLGRFLLSHTHQNSYTKLYTTAYNQFDYYSPKQLHSGAIEVNPDSIKNVLVKLEDVFGNTTDLNLQFKGEAPNYDIRYNSRSNKKVEFYHNWMILRTDKVEQNKLAKFYVDGLMLDVMLAYEDPRHRTYIWDMEYGVPDSVDVCTEMIYPGIQAKIPFNKEHFFSDGYTHIKFDKESLLESLFLSTERGSYNGRPSLKINHDRDEFLRDEIEVSMDVAEYSGEKAHVHAYQLYENGWKQFLGGQWEGDHFTFKTKKFGTFVLAEDNTPPSIRPIRVNTSSLRFVIGDDRSGIKDFEARIDGEWVIMRYEHKSNVIWAQQTSKKPFKGQFELKVTDNAGNSKVFSRKL